In Ostrea edulis chromosome 6, xbOstEdul1.1, whole genome shotgun sequence, a single window of DNA contains:
- the LOC125683929 gene encoding coadhesin-like, with translation MLNGRVFWKEISRNMPCRVTFFTVLCWLKSIADCYGAVPCVNHDDCGGVQCPTGYAPYCATILFSHCKCSQSDATWSAWNHWSDCSVTCGTNMGSRSRQRRCLTRASSHDICVGNSHEAHSCRATSSHCPRDGHWGNWLPWSACSVSCGTGTKHRQRTCNNPTPANGGSFCSGYLTDNQPCSTSCTTTTTTTTMTTTPAPTTPPGKPCPSCDQTLTCVWNQTCTASETCMVRAVTGHGFQFTIHCIPSEDCHFMTTYLSHSEIYCCDDRACLHKYVGV, from the exons ATGTTGAATGGCCGCGTCTTTTGGAAAGAGATAAGCCGCAATATGCCGTGCCGTGTGACATTCTTTACCGTCCTCTGTTGGTTAAAGTCCATTGCAG ACTGTTATGGAGCAGTTCCCTGTGTTAACCACGATGACTGCGGAGGTGTTCAATGTCCCACAGGATACGCCCCTTATTGTGCCACCATCCTCTTTAGCCATTGTAAATGCAGTCAAT CTGATGCCACGTGGTCGGCTTGGAACCACTGGAGTGATTGTAGCGTGACATGTGGCACTAACATGGGTTCGCGATCCAGACAGCGGCGTTGTCTCACCAGGGCTTCTAGTCACGATATTTGCGTTGGTAACAGCCATGAAGCACATTCCTGTCGAGCAACGTCATCACATTGTCCAC GAGATGGTCACTGGggaaattggttgccatggtcaGCATGTAGCGTCTCCTGTGGTACGGGGACGAAGCATAGACAGCGAACATGTAACAACCCCACACCGGCCAATGGAGGGTCCTTCTGCTCTGGTTATCTAACGGACAATCAGCCGTGCTCTACTTCCTGTACAA CTACGACGACAACAACGACGATGACAACAACCCCAGCTCCCACAACACCACCAG GAAAGCCTTGTCCATCATGTGACCAAACCTTGACTTGCGTGTGGAACCAAACTTGTACTGCAAGTGAAACGTGTATGGTGCGAGCAGTAACCGGACATGGATTTCAGTTTACAATCCATTGTATCCCA AGCGAGGACTGCCACTTCATGACGACGTATTTAAGCCATTCTGAAATTTACTGCTGCGATGACAGAGCGTGTCTCCACAAATATGTTGGTGTATAA
- the LOC125683930 gene encoding LOW QUALITY PROTEIN: uncharacterized protein LOC125683930 (The sequence of the model RefSeq protein was modified relative to this genomic sequence to represent the inferred CDS: deleted 1 base in 1 codon; substituted 1 base at 1 genomic stop codon) yields MTLPEETILEMLLDSEIHRLLPPPNLSKSQEAEYLKEVAVCKLSKMPWEKTLNKFWTNEDEAEEELSQFIGDVKRGVPGERLSQYMESKEKDPRQKSTPMVFKEDPXTFLKAGRVENTVDITVFNEEIYDWQPLLRVCVDLPSPKEDHTFIISTSWSGVSDTKKAMELIYPNKGTTVVVYYNKKSNCIQLFVCLSSSKSKVKTLTTLVEGPTKTTFFEKLFSQVNKKGNILVLHCGKGEALQAGLRKGFNVVGVDGRNEMIRSCNRLLY; encoded by the exons ATGACTTTACCAGAGGAGACAATCCTGGAAATGCTA TTAGATTCAGAGATTCATAGGTTACTCCCCCCCCCAAATCTTTCCAAATCACAGGAGGCTGAATATCTAAAGGAGGTGGCTGTATGCAAACTTTCAAAAATGCCCTGGGAGAAGACTTTGAATAAGTTTTGGACTAATGAGGATGAGGCAGAGGAAGAGCTCAGTCAGTTTATAGG AGATGTGAAAAGAGGTGTCCCTGGAGAGAGGCTGTCGCAATACATGGAGAGCAAAGAAAAAGATCCAAGGCAGAAATCAACACCCATGGTTTTCAAGGAGGATCCCTAAACATTTTTGAAGGCTGGGAGAGTG GAAAACACTGTCGACATAACAGTTTTTAACGAGGAAATA TATGATTGGCAACCATTACTCCGCGTATGTGTGGATCTTCCTTCTCCGAAGGAGGACCACACATTCATAATTTCCACTTCATGGAGCGGAGTCAGCGACACGAAAAAGGCCATGGAACTAATATACCCCAACAAAGGCACAACCGTTGTTGTATATTACAACAAAAAGA GTAACTGCATCCAGCTCTTTGTGTGTCTTTCTTCTAGCAAGAGTAAGGTAAAAACTTTGACAACATTGGTAGAAGGGCCCACAAAGACAACCTTCTTTGAAAAGTTATTTTCCCAGGTCAACAAAAAGGGAAATATTCTTGTTCTGCACTGTGGAAAAG GAGAAGCCCTACAAGCAGGACTGAGGAAGGGCTTCAATGTTGTTGGAGTAGATGGCAGAAATGAGATGATCAGATCCTGCAACAGACTTCTTTATTag